A genomic segment from Nicotiana tabacum cultivar K326 chromosome 7, ASM71507v2, whole genome shotgun sequence encodes:
- the LOC107764583 gene encoding putative E3 ubiquitin-protein ligase LUL4 encodes MGISQSNSNNRRRNHAYYYAYNHPCSYSYYDTPYHTHPPPPPPPPPFPFPPHLLPPPPPSYSYPTTCNNCPNPVVGRSFFAPYHNNTDWSGSGSYLLPQPQAQMVGGLVAPPTPSPYAETQQAKKVRSGVNVHKDSLKLEIDELNPHHHLVSFVFDALFDGNITVFYFVKEEPHCRFVPLYPHVHVPITIPFQRGLGQKFCQPSGTGIDVGFFEMDDLSELSSENNVFALVITATTCLPSFLTEDHNSNTQPKTSLHMQISQAVLEKDNEGAFRVRIIRQILWVDNARYELHELYGIGNSGPGYENDGSGKDCVICMTEPSDTAVLPCRHMCMCNGCANTLRLQSNKCPICRQPFEELLEIRINNGDTDE; translated from the exons ATGGGCATTTCACAGAGCAATAGCAACAATAGAAGAAGAAATCATGCTTATTATTATGCCTACAACCACCCTTGCTCATACTCTTACTACGATACTCCTTACCATACACACCCGCCTCCGCCTCCGCCTCCCCCTCCTTTTCCTTTTCCACCTCATCTCCTCCCACCCCCACCACCCTCCTACTCCTACCCCACTACCTGCAACAACTGCCCTAACCCTGTTGTGGGTAGGTCTTTTTTTGCTCCATATCACAACAACACTGACTGGTCTGGTTCTGGTTCTTACCTGCTTCCTCAGCCTCAGGCTCAAATGGTAGGTGGGTTGGTAGCCCCACCTACCCCATCACCCTATGCTGAGACCCAACAAGCCAAGAAAGTTAGGAGTGGTGTCAATGTGCATAAAGATTCCTTAAAGCTTGAGATTGATGAGCTGAACCCACATCACCATTTGGTTTCGTTTGTCTTTGATGCTCTCTTTGATGGAAA CATCACGGTGTTTTATTTTGTAAAGGAAGAGCCTCATTGCAGATTTGTTCCATTATATCCCCACGTCCATGTACCTATAACAATTCCTTTCCAGAGAGGACTTGGACAGAAATTTTGTCAGCCTTCTGGGACGGGCATTGACGTAGGCTTCTTTGAAATGGACGATCTCTCCGAACTGTCATCAGAAAACAATGTTTTTGCCCTTGTAATAACTGCTACAACCTGCCTTCCATCTTTTTTAACGGAGGATCATAATAGCAATACTCAGCCTAAAACGTCCCTCCATATGCAAATTAGTCAAGCTGTACTGGAGAAGGATAATGAAGGGGCTTTCAGAGTGAGAATCATCAGGCAGATTTTATGGGTTGACAATGCTCGCTATGAGCTGCATGAGTTATATGGAATTGGAAACTCTGGCCCCGGTTATGAGAACGATGGCTCAGGCAAGGATTGTGTAATATGCATGACTGAACCCAGTGACACAGCAGTGCTTCCATGCCGACATATG TGCATGTGCAATGGATGTGCGAACACATTGAGACTTCAGTCAAACAAATGTCCAATCTGCCGGCAACCTTTTGAAGAGCTCTTAGAGATCAGGATTAATAATGGTGATACTGATGAGTGA